The Myxococcus guangdongensis genome has a window encoding:
- a CDS encoding SGNH/GDSL hydrolase family protein, with protein sequence MKAFQVSGRARLPRWARALVVTTPMLLVGCGLGQLMSAPWIPSADNNDVVFLGDSIFALSGEIQTALHAKAGGTFRNYTTSGAEIEGGVITPSIRGQFDLAESANPNSHIVVMDGGGNDILIPTIALADPYNCKTQWYEFGRLSQSCKDYIDDIYVEVADLLNDMSTSGVTDVVYLGYYRTKFGLLNASDLDQAVDYGDLILGNACANAAVDCDFVDPRSAITNADIKADGVHPTTSGSNKIANLIWSKLEPRL encoded by the coding sequence ATGAAGGCGTTCCAAGTCTCTGGTCGCGCGCGGCTGCCCCGGTGGGCGCGAGCCCTCGTCGTCACGACGCCCATGCTGCTGGTCGGCTGTGGCCTCGGTCAGCTCATGAGCGCCCCGTGGATCCCCAGTGCGGACAACAACGACGTCGTGTTCCTGGGCGACTCCATCTTCGCGCTCTCGGGGGAGATTCAGACCGCGCTCCACGCCAAGGCGGGTGGGACGTTCCGCAACTACACGACCTCCGGCGCGGAGATCGAGGGTGGCGTCATCACCCCCTCCATCCGCGGGCAGTTCGACCTCGCGGAGTCCGCCAATCCGAACAGCCACATCGTGGTGATGGATGGCGGCGGCAACGACATCCTCATCCCCACCATCGCGCTCGCCGACCCGTACAACTGCAAGACGCAGTGGTATGAGTTCGGCCGCCTGTCGCAGAGCTGCAAGGACTACATCGACGACATCTACGTCGAGGTCGCGGACCTGCTGAACGACATGTCGACCAGCGGCGTCACCGACGTCGTCTACCTCGGCTACTACCGCACCAAGTTCGGGCTCCTCAACGCCAGCGACCTCGACCAGGCCGTCGACTACGGAGACCTCATCCTCGGAAACGCGTGCGCGAACGCCGCCGTCGACTGCGACTTCGTCGACCCCCGCTCGGCCATCACCAACGCCGACATCAAGGCCGACGGCGTCCACCCGACGACCTCGGGCTCGAACAAGATCGCCAACCTCATCTGGTCCAAGCTGGAGCCGCGGCTCTGA
- the cas6 gene encoding type I-MYXAN CRISPR-associated protein Cas6/Cmx6: MSVIDLVYPARGGGVPLDHGYALFSALSHRLPGLHERKDVGIFNLRGTRASGKSLLVGHGTLRVRCPTEALPVWMPLGGSAIEVGGGEVTLGAPRVFPLEAPVSLSSRLVTFKNAVDDASFRSAVQRTLTALECEATVHVGRRRVVRIAGKKVIGYGLTLSNLSACASVTLQEQGMGGRRHMGCGLFLPTRLRVGAGNWQGGPRELASPA, encoded by the coding sequence ATGTCAGTGATTGACCTCGTCTACCCCGCGCGAGGCGGTGGGGTTCCGTTGGACCATGGGTATGCGTTGTTCTCGGCGCTGTCCCACCGGCTGCCGGGGCTGCATGAGCGCAAGGACGTCGGCATCTTCAACCTGCGGGGGACTCGGGCGAGCGGGAAGAGCCTGCTGGTGGGGCATGGGACGCTGCGGGTGCGGTGCCCGACGGAGGCGTTGCCGGTGTGGATGCCCTTGGGGGGCTCGGCGATTGAAGTGGGCGGGGGTGAGGTGACGCTGGGGGCGCCACGGGTGTTTCCGCTGGAGGCACCGGTGTCCCTGTCCTCGCGGCTGGTGACGTTCAAGAACGCGGTGGATGACGCGAGCTTCCGGAGCGCGGTGCAGCGGACCCTGACGGCGCTGGAGTGCGAGGCCACCGTGCACGTGGGGCGACGGCGCGTGGTGCGCATCGCGGGGAAGAAGGTGATTGGGTATGGGCTGACGCTGAGCAACCTGTCTGCGTGCGCGTCCGTGACCTTGCAGGAGCAGGGGATGGGCGGACGGCGGCACATGGGGTGCGGCCTGTTCCTGCCCACGCGCCTGCGCGTCGGCGCGGGGAACTGGCAGGGCGGGCCGCGGGAGTTGGCGAGCCCGGCGTAG
- the cas10 gene encoding type III-B CRISPR-associated protein Cas10/Cmr2 — MTTQSYVLVLKIGPVQGFIAQARRTRDLWFGSYLLSSLSRAMACALRDAGAELIFPHPEQLDAAVPKPSGRVTKTDQALADAESVKGFPNKVLAVVKGDAAEVARAAREAARATLRAQWKRVRATCGPLLTDGADAWADEQLDTFLEFHAAWAPMGDGEYPVALEEAEAALEARRGLREFRAWTQAPPAGTHKSSLDGGRASVLKRERPRSGEWKRLRIGEREELDALGLLKRAGGEPDQFVPVPSIGLAAWLDTASKSKDAGPELSALRGACADHRGFTSVHRTDLAWVNAFPFDGQLLLSERWRPYFAEWSEDPKEAKQEAERFADKHIRPLLDAMPVAPYPYVACLVADGDRMGELLRGLAEHGGIEAHRRVSHALASFTEEARDIVQSRYRGMLVYAGGDDVLAFVCPADALECARALAAAFSKHLAPVSGEAVPTLSVGLGIGHVMESLGQLLSLGRRAEKAAKDAGRDALAVLVAKHAGRERLWTASWTPKGAAAEPLTRLSQDMALLGGDRLPLGKVHEVETMVRRFPAETASEEQAGVLVAEVSRILARAEGRARGSEARERKDKALSLTDVGLAALAEEPPECVEKVHAELLSWVDRMLVAGTLERSRRGLELKKEVAHE, encoded by the coding sequence ATGACGACTCAATCCTATGTGCTCGTGCTCAAGATCGGCCCGGTGCAGGGCTTCATCGCCCAGGCCCGACGCACGCGCGACCTGTGGTTCGGCAGCTATCTGCTCTCCTCCTTGAGCCGCGCCATGGCGTGCGCGCTCCGGGACGCGGGCGCTGAGCTCATCTTTCCGCATCCGGAGCAGCTCGACGCGGCGGTGCCGAAGCCCTCGGGGCGTGTCACGAAGACCGACCAGGCACTGGCAGACGCCGAGTCCGTGAAGGGCTTCCCCAACAAGGTCCTCGCAGTGGTGAAGGGTGACGCGGCCGAAGTGGCCCGCGCGGCGCGTGAGGCGGCTCGGGCCACGCTCCGCGCACAGTGGAAGCGCGTGCGAGCGACCTGCGGGCCGCTGCTCACGGACGGCGCGGACGCGTGGGCGGACGAGCAGCTCGACACCTTCCTGGAGTTCCACGCGGCCTGGGCGCCGATGGGGGACGGCGAGTACCCGGTGGCCCTCGAGGAGGCCGAGGCCGCGCTGGAGGCTCGCCGGGGGCTGCGCGAGTTCAGGGCCTGGACCCAGGCGCCCCCGGCGGGCACACACAAGTCGAGCCTCGACGGTGGACGCGCGTCGGTGCTGAAGCGTGAGCGTCCGCGGAGTGGCGAGTGGAAGCGGCTGCGCATCGGCGAGCGCGAGGAGCTGGACGCGCTGGGGCTGCTCAAGCGCGCGGGGGGCGAGCCGGACCAGTTCGTGCCGGTGCCGAGCATCGGGCTGGCGGCGTGGCTGGATACGGCGAGCAAGAGTAAGGACGCAGGCCCGGAGCTCTCCGCGCTGCGTGGCGCGTGCGCCGACCATCGCGGGTTCACGTCGGTGCACCGGACGGACCTGGCGTGGGTGAACGCGTTCCCGTTCGACGGCCAGCTCCTGCTGTCCGAACGCTGGCGCCCGTACTTCGCGGAGTGGAGTGAAGACCCCAAGGAGGCGAAGCAGGAGGCCGAGCGGTTCGCGGACAAGCACATCCGGCCGTTGCTCGATGCCATGCCTGTGGCGCCGTACCCCTACGTGGCGTGTCTCGTCGCCGATGGGGACCGGATGGGCGAACTGCTCCGAGGACTGGCGGAGCACGGAGGCATCGAGGCGCACCGACGTGTCTCCCACGCGCTCGCGAGCTTCACGGAGGAGGCACGAGACATCGTCCAGTCGCGCTACCGCGGGATGCTCGTCTATGCGGGGGGCGATGATGTCCTGGCCTTCGTGTGTCCGGCGGACGCGCTCGAGTGTGCCCGGGCGCTGGCGGCCGCCTTCTCGAAGCACCTGGCCCCTGTCAGCGGAGAAGCTGTGCCCACGTTGTCGGTGGGGCTGGGCATCGGTCACGTGATGGAGAGCCTGGGGCAGCTCCTGTCCCTGGGGCGTCGAGCGGAGAAGGCCGCGAAGGACGCGGGGCGCGACGCGCTCGCGGTCCTCGTGGCGAAGCATGCGGGGCGCGAGCGGCTGTGGACCGCGAGCTGGACTCCGAAGGGCGCCGCCGCGGAGCCGCTGACCCGGCTGTCCCAGGACATGGCGCTGCTGGGCGGAGACCGGCTGCCCCTGGGCAAGGTGCACGAGGTGGAGACGATGGTGCGCCGCTTCCCCGCGGAGACGGCGTCGGAGGAACAGGCGGGAGTGCTGGTGGCCGAGGTGTCGCGAATCCTGGCTCGCGCCGAGGGGCGGGCTCGTGGCTCCGAGGCCCGTGAACGGAAGGACAAGGCCCTGTCCCTGACGGACGTGGGGCTGGCTGCTCTCGCGGAGGAGCCGCCGGAGTGTGTCGAGAAGGTCCACGCGGAGCTGCTCTCGTGGGTGGACCGGATGTTGGTGGCGGGGACGCTCGAGCGTTCGCGTCGCGGCCTGGAGCTCAAAAAGGAGGTGGCGCATGAGTGA
- a CDS encoding type III-B CRISPR module-associated protein Cmr5, which translates to MSGVTREQQRATDAYARVTAVPADLRPDYKPRVHGLGASVLRDGLAAALTFLERERDPKEPNAAMLLLEDLAKVLGKARLPGLSAPLTGETLPGAVRKLGLEEYMLATRETLRLVVWFRRAVQATFKEAPRA; encoded by the coding sequence ATGAGCGGCGTGACGCGAGAGCAGCAACGGGCGACGGATGCGTATGCCCGCGTGACGGCGGTCCCCGCAGACCTCCGGCCCGACTACAAGCCGCGCGTGCATGGCCTGGGGGCGTCGGTGCTGCGGGATGGGCTGGCCGCGGCGCTCACGTTCCTGGAGCGGGAGCGGGACCCGAAGGAGCCGAACGCCGCGATGTTGCTGCTCGAGGACCTGGCGAAGGTGCTCGGCAAGGCACGGCTGCCGGGGCTGTCCGCGCCGCTGACGGGGGAGACGCTGCCGGGAGCCGTGCGGAAGCTGGGGCTGGAGGAGTACATGCTGGCCACGCGCGAGACGCTGCGGCTGGTGGTGTGGTTCCGTCGCGCGGTCCAGGCCACGTTCAAGGAGGCTCCCCGTGCGTAA
- a CDS encoding type III-B CRISPR module-associated protein Cmr3 produces MSEECFALLPRDGLSVKDGRGWYTSEVGRGYSHPWPLPTTVRGALRAAWGQDLMSNQPGVRLTPEAWERRSASLALTGFVALRRDLGETSFTPSHRMWPAPADAVVVAGKDGEPARVERLRPWWPDSEGVITSLGPDEDRAREALWHPRPDHERRMGKPSGDAPAFWSEADMVAWLMRKDIAAPATPGPGHRTDAHVAIAPDKQTAEDTMLHSRQVVELLRLEKREGAAARVAVEWALGVRCRQPEGEAVTGFPSGVLGLGGRRRLTEVDRSTVDLFACPEDFQPEPSMGLKLVLATPASFERGWLPDGFACAEGGEPEYVGTLPGVEGRVVLRAALVPRAQDVSAWDMVKRQPRAARRWVPAGSVYFFEKVGGGRFTTVELRALWLASWGGGRDEALGQVLPGVWELPPECGA; encoded by the coding sequence ATGAGTGAGGAGTGCTTCGCGTTGCTGCCGCGTGACGGGCTGTCCGTGAAGGATGGCCGCGGCTGGTACACGAGTGAGGTGGGGCGCGGGTATTCGCATCCGTGGCCGCTGCCGACGACGGTCCGAGGCGCGCTGCGCGCCGCGTGGGGACAGGACCTCATGTCGAATCAGCCGGGCGTCCGGCTGACGCCCGAGGCGTGGGAGCGGCGCTCCGCGAGCCTCGCGCTGACGGGGTTCGTCGCCTTGCGGCGCGACCTGGGAGAGACGTCCTTCACCCCGAGCCACCGGATGTGGCCCGCGCCCGCGGACGCGGTGGTGGTGGCGGGCAAGGACGGCGAGCCCGCGCGGGTCGAGCGACTGCGTCCCTGGTGGCCCGATTCGGAGGGCGTCATCACCTCGCTCGGCCCCGATGAGGACCGGGCGAGGGAGGCGCTGTGGCATCCCCGGCCGGACCACGAGAGGCGGATGGGCAAGCCCTCGGGAGATGCGCCGGCGTTCTGGTCCGAGGCGGACATGGTCGCGTGGCTGATGCGCAAGGACATCGCGGCGCCGGCGACTCCGGGGCCCGGCCATCGCACCGACGCGCACGTGGCCATCGCGCCCGACAAGCAGACCGCGGAGGACACGATGCTTCACTCGCGCCAGGTCGTGGAGTTGCTGCGCCTGGAGAAGCGCGAGGGCGCGGCGGCGCGAGTCGCGGTGGAGTGGGCGCTGGGTGTGCGCTGCAGGCAGCCCGAGGGCGAGGCGGTGACGGGCTTCCCCTCGGGCGTGCTGGGGCTGGGAGGCCGCAGGCGATTGACGGAGGTGGATCGCTCGACAGTCGACCTGTTCGCCTGCCCCGAGGACTTCCAGCCGGAGCCCTCGATGGGCTTGAAGCTGGTGCTGGCGACGCCCGCGAGCTTCGAGCGTGGGTGGCTGCCGGATGGCTTCGCGTGCGCGGAAGGTGGCGAGCCCGAGTACGTGGGCACGTTGCCTGGCGTGGAGGGGCGGGTGGTGTTGCGCGCGGCGCTGGTGCCTCGGGCGCAGGACGTGTCCGCGTGGGACATGGTGAAGCGCCAGCCCCGGGCGGCGCGGCGGTGGGTGCCGGCGGGGTCTGTCTATTTCTTCGAGAAGGTCGGTGGTGGTCGGTTCACCACCGTGGAGCTGCGCGCGTTGTGGCTGGCCTCGTGGGGCGGCGGCCGCGACGAGGCGCTCGGGCAGGTGTTGCCCGGCGTCTGGGAACTGCCCCCGGAGTGTGGAGCGTGA
- a CDS encoding RpnC/YadD family protein, giving the protein MKPIFDLVLRGLVQRHPAQLLFLLFGEEAPRFVRAADSSLPQSERRADAVLVVESDSERFAVELELQAQADSDFARRLLDYTVRVHLRENLPVLPVVILVVPEAEGIRPPYVIRCRGRPQLTLDFVVVRLWEVDFSQPALQAATPLLPLSVLDARAGPERATWAETRIRQATDLSPREQMDLLVVLGTLTSRRFGSAQLTSSLRNIMMDSPFWDEQRALERARDRARTLINFARVRELTLPPDSQERLAALGEATLDQLITLAFAHPDAALRTLRDATGSNTTAGTPSRP; this is encoded by the coding sequence ATGAAACCCATCTTCGACCTGGTGCTCCGTGGGCTCGTCCAGCGCCATCCGGCGCAGCTGTTGTTCCTGCTCTTCGGAGAGGAAGCACCACGCTTCGTCCGCGCCGCGGACAGCAGCCTCCCTCAATCCGAACGACGCGCGGACGCGGTGCTCGTCGTCGAGTCGGACTCGGAGCGCTTCGCGGTGGAGCTCGAGCTCCAGGCACAAGCGGATTCGGACTTCGCACGGCGCCTCCTCGACTACACCGTGCGCGTCCACCTGCGCGAGAACCTCCCGGTGTTGCCCGTGGTCATCCTCGTGGTCCCCGAGGCCGAAGGTATCCGCCCTCCCTACGTCATCCGCTGTCGAGGGCGACCGCAGCTCACCTTGGATTTCGTGGTGGTCCGGTTGTGGGAGGTGGACTTCTCGCAGCCTGCACTCCAGGCCGCCACGCCGCTGTTGCCTCTCTCTGTGTTGGACGCCCGAGCAGGCCCCGAGCGAGCGACCTGGGCGGAGACACGTATCCGACAGGCCACCGACCTTTCTCCGCGGGAGCAGATGGACTTGCTCGTCGTCCTGGGTACCCTGACGTCACGCCGCTTCGGGAGTGCGCAACTCACCTCATCGTTGAGGAACATCATGATGGACTCGCCTTTCTGGGATGAACAGCGCGCGCTGGAGCGCGCCCGGGACCGGGCTCGGACGCTCATCAACTTCGCGCGCGTCCGGGAGCTGACGTTGCCCCCGGATTCACAGGAGCGACTGGCGGCACTGGGCGAAGCCACGCTGGACCAGCTCATCACCCTCGCCTTCGCCCACCCGGACGCGGCGCTGCGTACCCTGCGCGACGCGACGGGTTCCAACACCACGGCGGGCACACCCTCCCGACCATGA
- the cmr6 gene encoding type III-B CRISPR module RAMP protein Cmr6, with product MRKVLAALPRFEEMGPSHAGLAHERYAPQKDDESKDENSSPWRGWLSWMDGAREPEHYGVAYRRWRGALTQWHTASVEMRATGRLLAGHGNASPTGVGLTLHHTWGVPVIPGSSLKGVLAAYLRASFEPAEVAEACRRLFGVPGDERLGQKASVGQVLFHDAPWVSSRGKEGAGPRMLARDVLTVHQRGWYGKAESWPNDYESPNPVAFLSVRPGGRFLVALSVAPGADDETLRLLRWAADRLCEALRDWGVGGKTAAGYGRLEPEGSVVINPPRAVSRPSPERDAFKAWGEEQRAAKTEQRKVLEDFDAQWRPKLMPLSREARMECAQALRVLVRSPKLQERREELLRLLVDGA from the coding sequence GTGCGTAAGGTCCTGGCCGCGCTCCCCCGTTTCGAGGAGATGGGCCCGAGTCATGCGGGGCTGGCCCATGAGCGCTACGCGCCGCAGAAGGACGACGAGTCGAAGGACGAGAACAGCTCACCCTGGCGGGGGTGGTTGAGCTGGATGGACGGGGCGCGGGAGCCGGAGCACTACGGGGTAGCGTACCGCCGTTGGCGCGGCGCGCTGACCCAGTGGCACACGGCCTCCGTGGAGATGCGGGCGACGGGGCGGCTCCTGGCGGGGCACGGGAATGCCTCGCCGACGGGGGTGGGGTTGACGCTGCATCACACCTGGGGCGTGCCGGTGATTCCGGGCTCCTCGCTCAAGGGAGTGCTCGCGGCCTACCTGCGCGCGAGCTTCGAGCCTGCCGAGGTGGCGGAGGCGTGTCGTCGACTGTTCGGTGTGCCTGGGGATGAGCGGCTCGGCCAGAAGGCGAGCGTGGGGCAGGTCCTCTTCCACGACGCGCCGTGGGTGTCGAGCCGGGGCAAGGAGGGCGCTGGGCCGCGGATGCTGGCGCGCGATGTGCTCACGGTGCACCAGCGGGGCTGGTACGGGAAGGCGGAGTCGTGGCCCAACGACTACGAGTCGCCGAACCCGGTGGCGTTCCTGTCGGTGCGCCCTGGTGGACGTTTCCTCGTGGCGCTGAGCGTGGCCCCGGGGGCGGACGACGAGACGCTCCGCTTGTTGCGCTGGGCCGCGGACCGGTTGTGCGAGGCGCTGCGTGATTGGGGCGTGGGGGGCAAGACGGCCGCGGGATACGGGCGGCTGGAGCCTGAGGGGAGCGTGGTGATCAATCCACCGCGCGCGGTGTCTCGGCCGTCACCGGAGCGGGACGCGTTCAAGGCGTGGGGGGAGGAGCAGCGGGCGGCGAAGACGGAGCAGCGTAAGGTGCTCGAGGACTTCGATGCGCAGTGGCGACCGAAGTTGATGCCCCTGTCGCGCGAGGCGCGGATGGAGTGCGCCCAGGCGCTTCGCGTGTTGGTGCGGAGCCCCAAGCTCCAGGAGCGTCGCGAGGAGTTGCTCAGGCTTCTTGTGGACGGCGCCTGA
- a CDS encoding RAMP superfamily CRISPR-associated protein has product MCPDSLNLPEPSKDPRPRRRLPTGPRRETFTVDLKTVTPILGGAPVPRQLSEVDIIRVPTLRGHLRFWWRALYGHAYGEHQRLELARRERALWGGMTLGEEKPCRSQVDLCVRAVTVSAQDSLNISLREEPSYALWPARAPKDGKPAPRWKPGLCFTLEVSAPEGALSDEVRHALRAWVLFGGYGSRPRRGCGTVTFATEAQCRQWLPKNATRIELRRLFGDVPLFQPELAGAPRDLPLLRGAWLLRGPRDESTVDGTKAWLEALGWLRAFRQGTAGIEGARARNPSPTGDNRDGRSNWPEADKIRHHARSYPEVHAPRPAYSRTPAWPRAGFGLPIVIHFQQEKRGSKDDHIPPEPKHMQLQWVRDREREPKDRLASPLIVKAMPLANGRFEPIALWLERGYPGGGKVLLVQSNRPLEATRADFDVLRAKDDQPLFTPLREATSLREAFFSWLRDTKKAREA; this is encoded by the coding sequence GTGTGCCCAGATTCTTTGAACCTGCCCGAGCCATCCAAGGACCCGCGCCCCAGGCGCAGACTGCCCACGGGCCCTCGGCGAGAGACCTTCACCGTGGACCTGAAGACCGTCACGCCCATCCTCGGGGGCGCGCCTGTCCCGCGTCAGCTCTCCGAGGTGGACATCATCCGCGTGCCCACGCTGCGCGGACACCTGCGCTTCTGGTGGCGCGCGCTGTATGGCCATGCCTACGGCGAGCACCAGCGGCTCGAACTGGCCCGGCGTGAGCGCGCGCTGTGGGGCGGGATGACGCTGGGCGAAGAGAAGCCCTGTCGCTCGCAGGTGGACCTGTGCGTGCGTGCCGTCACCGTCTCGGCGCAGGACTCGCTGAACATCTCGCTGCGCGAGGAGCCGTCCTATGCGCTCTGGCCTGCCCGCGCCCCGAAGGATGGGAAGCCCGCGCCACGTTGGAAGCCGGGTCTGTGCTTCACGCTGGAGGTCAGCGCTCCGGAGGGCGCGCTGTCCGACGAGGTCCGTCACGCCCTTCGCGCGTGGGTGCTCTTCGGTGGGTATGGCTCACGGCCCCGTCGTGGCTGCGGCACGGTGACGTTCGCCACCGAGGCGCAGTGTCGGCAATGGCTGCCGAAGAACGCCACTCGCATCGAGCTGCGCCGACTCTTCGGCGATGTGCCCCTCTTCCAGCCTGAGCTCGCGGGGGCTCCGCGCGACCTGCCTCTGCTGCGCGGCGCGTGGCTCCTGCGGGGGCCTCGGGACGAGTCCACGGTCGATGGCACCAAGGCATGGCTGGAGGCGCTGGGCTGGCTGCGCGCGTTCCGCCAGGGCACCGCGGGTATCGAGGGCGCGCGTGCTCGCAACCCGAGTCCCACGGGAGACAATCGCGATGGCCGCTCCAACTGGCCGGAGGCGGACAAGATTCGCCACCACGCTCGCTCCTATCCCGAGGTGCATGCGCCGCGCCCGGCGTACTCGAGGACACCCGCGTGGCCGCGCGCGGGCTTCGGACTGCCCATCGTCATCCATTTCCAACAGGAGAAGCGGGGCTCCAAAGACGACCACATTCCCCCCGAGCCCAAGCACATGCAGCTCCAGTGGGTTCGAGACCGGGAGCGCGAGCCGAAGGACCGCCTGGCCTCGCCGCTCATCGTCAAGGCGATGCCGCTGGCCAACGGGCGCTTCGAGCCCATCGCGCTGTGGCTCGAACGCGGCTACCCCGGGGGCGGCAAGGTCCTCCTGGTGCAGTCCAACCGTCCCCTCGAAGCGACACGCGCGGACTTCGACGTGCTGCGGGCGAAGGACGACCAACCCCTCTTCACGCCGCTGCGCGAGGCGACGTCGCTGCGCGAGGCGTTCTTCAGCTGGCTGCGTGACACGAAGAAGGCTCGGGAGGCGTAA
- the cmr4 gene encoding type III-B CRISPR module RAMP protein Cmr4, producing MESRAYLLQALSPLHVGTGQSVGVIDLPLMRMRSTGIPIIPGSSLKGVLRDASASDTVRTDAVFGPRRAKNGPEGDEPSEYAGALVVGDARLLALPVRSFVGTFALVTSPLLLTLARRDWGGRQGGGEAPPPVPSLKKHRARVASLKSCVCLHEQAGGARVYLEDLDLEVDAEDDAVLGAWAEALQRALPGDERELLARRLVLVDDETMSFLWETAMQVDTRVSIDPDTGTAAKGQLWTEESLPAETLLMGVMAASASWSPKQAMAASAVLDAALGGQGTMLQLGGKATVGRGWCRLLSWTTGDAEARR from the coding sequence ATGGAAAGCCGAGCCTATCTGCTGCAAGCCCTGTCCCCCCTGCACGTCGGCACGGGGCAGAGCGTGGGAGTCATCGACCTGCCGCTGATGCGGATGCGCTCCACGGGCATCCCCATCATCCCCGGCTCGTCGCTCAAGGGCGTGCTGCGTGACGCGAGCGCGAGCGACACCGTCCGGACCGACGCGGTCTTCGGCCCCCGGCGCGCGAAGAACGGGCCCGAGGGTGACGAGCCCAGCGAGTACGCGGGGGCGCTGGTGGTGGGGGATGCGCGGCTGCTCGCGCTGCCGGTGCGCAGCTTCGTGGGGACGTTCGCGCTGGTGACGTCGCCGTTGCTGCTGACGCTGGCGCGTCGGGACTGGGGTGGACGACAGGGGGGCGGTGAGGCGCCTCCTCCGGTCCCCTCGCTGAAGAAGCACCGCGCGCGGGTGGCCTCGTTGAAGTCCTGTGTCTGTCTTCACGAGCAGGCGGGCGGGGCGCGTGTCTACCTCGAGGACCTGGACCTGGAGGTGGACGCCGAGGACGACGCGGTGCTCGGGGCCTGGGCGGAGGCGCTCCAGCGCGCGCTGCCCGGTGATGAGCGGGAGCTGCTCGCGCGGCGCCTGGTGCTCGTGGATGACGAGACCATGAGCTTCCTGTGGGAGACGGCGATGCAGGTGGACACCCGCGTGAGCATCGACCCGGACACGGGCACGGCCGCGAAGGGGCAGCTCTGGACGGAGGAGAGCCTGCCGGCAGAGACGCTGCTGATGGGGGTGATGGCGGCGTCTGCGTCCTGGAGCCCGAAGCAGGCGATGGCGGCGAGCGCGGTGCTGGACGCGGCGCTCGGCGGGCAGGGGACGATGCTCCAGTTGGGTGGCAAGGCGACGGTGGGACGCGGGTGGTGCCGGCTGTTGTCGTGGACGACGGGCGACGCGGAGGCCCGGCGATGA